A single window of candidate division KSB1 bacterium DNA harbors:
- a CDS encoding ABC transporter permease — protein MRRWLIYIGESVKIAYRALLSYKLRSLLTTLGIVIGVMTVITIVALIQGLNRAFATEISKIGTTTLYVSKFPWIMGGREWFTFRNRPNLTVHEAQKLKEMMTTAVAVAPTLYARRPVSYRDRTADGVIIVGTTEDYMETSNVLPETGRFLSETDVRHRRSVCVLGQDVLKVLFPTGDPIGKRISIGGRKFTVIGVAEKKGNMFGDSMDNMVMVPIGV, from the coding sequence ATGAGACGTTGGCTCATCTATATCGGCGAAAGCGTCAAGATCGCTTACCGAGCTCTGCTCTCCTACAAGCTGCGTTCGTTGTTGACGACCCTCGGTATTGTCATCGGTGTGATGACGGTAATCACGATTGTGGCGCTCATTCAAGGCCTCAACCGCGCTTTTGCTACAGAAATCTCCAAAATCGGAACAACGACGCTCTATGTTTCTAAATTTCCTTGGATAATGGGCGGTCGCGAATGGTTCACCTTTCGCAATCGACCGAATCTGACGGTTCATGAAGCGCAAAAACTGAAGGAGATGATGACCACGGCTGTGGCGGTTGCGCCGACGCTCTATGCACGGCGCCCTGTGTCGTATCGCGACCGCACCGCGGACGGCGTCATCATTGTCGGCACCACTGAAGACTATATGGAGACCTCGAACGTTTTGCCCGAGACCGGTCGCTTTCTCTCAGAAACGGATGTGCGGCATCGCCGGTCCGTCTGTGTTTTGGGACAGGATGTGCTGAAAGTGCTCTTTCCCACCGGCGATCCGATCGGCAAACGCATCAGCATCGGAGGACGCAAGTTTACGGTCATCGGCGTGGCCGAAAAAAAGGGCAACATGTTCGGCGACAGCATGGACAACATGGTCATGGTTCCGATCGGCGTCT
- a CDS encoding ABC transporter ATP-binding protein: MIELNDLVKIYEVGAVAVQALRGVNLKVERNEYIAVMGPSGSGKSTLMNILGCLDTPTSGTYRLNGINVSEMSDDELAEIRNKEIGFVFQTFNLLPRADALHNVELPLIYNGTPAAKRRKLAEEALARVGLADRMHHKPNELSGGQRQRVAIARALVNNPSIILADEPTGNLDSRTGEEIMEIFEKLHDAGNTIILVTHEEYIAEHSDRIIRLRDGMIERDEAVE, translated from the coding sequence TTGATCGAATTGAACGATCTGGTCAAGATATACGAAGTCGGTGCGGTGGCGGTACAGGCGCTTAGGGGTGTGAATTTAAAGGTGGAGCGGAACGAATATATCGCCGTAATGGGTCCGTCGGGGTCCGGAAAATCGACTCTAATGAATATTCTGGGTTGTTTGGACACGCCGACGAGCGGAACGTACCGGCTGAACGGCATCAACGTCAGTGAAATGAGCGACGACGAGCTGGCCGAAATTCGCAACAAGGAAATCGGCTTTGTTTTTCAGACCTTCAATTTGCTGCCGCGCGCCGATGCGCTGCACAATGTCGAGCTGCCCTTGATTTACAATGGAACCCCGGCCGCCAAGCGGCGCAAACTGGCCGAAGAGGCGTTGGCGCGTGTGGGACTTGCCGACCGCATGCATCATAAACCCAATGAGCTGTCCGGCGGGCAGCGGCAGCGCGTGGCCATCGCCCGCGCTTTGGTCAACAACCCCTCCATCATTCTTGCCGACGAGCCCACCGGCAACTTGGACAGTCGCACCGGCGAGGAAATTATGGAGATTTTCGAAAAACTGCATGACGCCGGCAATACAATCATCTTGGTCACACACGAAGAATACATCGCCGAGCATTCGGACCGCATTATTCGACTGCGGGACGGCATGATCGAACGCGACGAAGCCGTGGAGTAA